The Solibacillus sp. FSL W7-1464 genome contains a region encoding:
- a CDS encoding transposase, translated as MKPYARQTDRLQILLRRIAFQWGAGKLSKLFVRFFPAISHDTSLRLIRATPIELPTTTAIGLDDFAFRKGHRYGTLICDLISHQPLALLPKRTGEIVEYWIKQQPHIQLISRDRSKTYREAITKANPNIQL; from the coding sequence GTGAAACCCTATGCTCGACAAACCGATCGGCTTCAGATATTACTTCGGAGAATCGCTTTTCAATGGGGTGCCGGCAAGCTGAGTAAGTTATTCGTCCGTTTCTTCCCTGCCATCAGCCATGACACATCCTTACGATTAATTCGAGCCACACCAATCGAACTCCCTACAACTACTGCAATAGGACTCGATGATTTTGCATTCCGAAAAGGACATCGATATGGCACATTGATTTGTGATTTAATCTCTCATCAACCACTAGCGCTTCTTCCGAAAAGAACGGGTGAAATTGTGGAGTATTGGATAAAACAACAACCTCATATTCAACTTATTAGTCGAGACAGATCAAAAACCTATCGAGAAGCTATAACGAAAGCAAATCCTAACATTCAGCTGTAA
- the csaB gene encoding polysaccharide pyruvyl transferase CsaB: MHIVLSGYYGFDNVGDEAILLSIITALRKEQPDVEITVLSNNPDTTSKTYGVAAVNRWKIKEISKVLKTADGLISGGGSLLQDQTGMKTIPYYCLIMRLAKFHKTPVFIYAQGMGPIRHPLSRKLTKYTLNRVDRVTLRDEASKELLNEIGVKQAMSLVPDPVIGLDSSTFRSEWLERQAFAADGYLSVSIRDWPSEVNFMQKVADGLDLLAEAGHTIVFVPMHDIHDEKSSYKLVKMMKQKSIVAPGNLSIEEKVAIIGKSDLLIGMRLHSLIFSAIEATPFIALSYDPKIDAFAEIAEQPNLGHVEQDDWNGEELFKQASAMLADRADLSIKLRTQIKGLQTAAQQTAVLALETFRK, from the coding sequence ATGCATATCGTACTTTCAGGTTATTACGGATTTGACAATGTTGGTGACGAGGCAATTTTACTGTCTATTATTACCGCCCTCCGCAAAGAACAGCCGGATGTTGAAATTACGGTGCTTTCCAACAATCCTGATACTACTTCTAAAACGTATGGGGTAGCAGCGGTCAATCGTTGGAAGATCAAAGAGATTTCTAAAGTATTAAAAACTGCGGATGGTCTGATTAGCGGTGGCGGCAGTTTACTGCAGGATCAGACAGGAATGAAAACAATTCCTTACTATTGCCTAATCATGCGATTGGCTAAGTTTCATAAAACTCCGGTATTCATTTACGCACAAGGAATGGGTCCTATCCGTCATCCATTAAGCCGCAAGCTGACAAAGTATACATTGAACCGGGTAGATCGTGTAACATTACGTGACGAAGCATCAAAAGAGCTGCTTAATGAAATCGGTGTGAAGCAGGCAATGTCCCTTGTGCCGGATCCGGTTATCGGCTTAGATTCTTCCACGTTTCGTAGTGAGTGGCTGGAGCGTCAAGCCTTTGCAGCTGATGGTTATCTTTCTGTCAGTATACGTGACTGGCCTTCAGAAGTTAACTTTATGCAAAAAGTTGCGGACGGGTTGGATTTGCTGGCTGAAGCGGGACATACAATTGTATTTGTGCCGATGCACGATATCCATGATGAAAAATCATCGTACAAGCTTGTAAAAATGATGAAACAAAAGAGCATTGTGGCTCCAGGGAATTTGTCGATTGAAGAGAAGGTTGCCATTATCGGAAAATCGGATTTATTGATTGGGATGCGTCTGCACTCGCTCATCTTTTCCGCAATCGAAGCAACACCATTCATCGCCCTTTCCTACGATCCGAAAATCGATGCCTTTGCAGAAATTGCAGAGCAGCCAAATCTCGGACATGTGGAGCAGGATGATTGGAATGGCGAGGAGCTGTTTAAGCAGGCATCAGCTATGCTCGCTGACCGTGCTGACCTGTCTATCAAGTTGCGCACACAGATAAAGGGACTGCAAACAGCAGCTCAACAGACTGCGGTGTTGGCATTGGAGACGTTCCGTAAATAA
- a CDS encoding DUF5693 family protein, whose protein sequence is MSQSTLVKSTLILTVATLLSKILGSIFRVPLQNIAGDEVLGIFSLVYPVYMVALYLSVAGIPLAISKLIAEANSKNTPQQIHKIYITASILALCFGLFSFTVIFSFSHVLADALGGPSTRFALIIVALTLLVAPYMAVYRGFFQGYGDMRPTAVSQVVEQLIRAVLIIVAAYVLVKMDLSTEVIAGGVMIGSVIGALASLLYLRIKYRRSPYKVVATEKYEPGRDFPDWGRTILKISIPIAIGSVTMALFNFVDSFTATYALKQMGVTAQQEINYLYGLYGRGMTLVQITTVFASSIILPLVPLITTKLVQNDLEGTRNVIEQTYRMTHLITWPAALGLVALTLPLNLALYTNLEGSMMLAIISASAAFTSLTLVSTGVLQGMSAARVAAIIIIGGVLLKIVLNIVLISQFGLEGAAWSTLIVYAVVFIVNTLVILRKMRFSALNGMTVKIILSSIIMALAVGLPTLWLDVASWGRLFALGYALLAIGVGGIIYAALLWGLGALHPDDVKRIPVIGKKLHIKKRESKNSMKIKQSWLWTLIVLLLLAASIGVINRWNVEQGNNVYEVIIPYEEILITSNESGLSVDEVLGQLKEAGLSTVSISPVTLTDLEKQSIVTIFEENELAAQLYFTPYRNSVDVKNKGYYISVPEDAYYQRFITDIIDVEEVTFGDQPFYFLPSSDEFYDDQTPLGYDEQTLAAINRHELSHVFRVTNAVMDEVNGALVNQLVDLKTDSTAGLLGLGTEALGFGQVSQPKFVQKLDDAGYYFYLIEGSQLKGELPMARQHQYNAVRLISIDVNKNSKYASLQMSLDASVRAIKERNIRSIFYHIKTTGDSTENLELAVDYLQEVHERMPASFAAGAPMPFDKIDVPSWSKLLLFLAGVVFTYLMVGLTSCRPLQYVAAVVMLALAAGYFVLDRLVFVQAFALVIAVLTPIYAVMSSKKGSNSLVKIAALYLKAVAISFVGIFIVVGLLNGNGFITGFEAFRGVKLVYIIPIAGVVVLVIMSMYRITASGYKHALSRSVKIMNTEVRYWHLILFVVVAAIGLFYISRTGNAGTASALELSIRQWLEDTLYVRPRTKEFLIGFPIFVVALYAMSVNRKLGHILLVPAVIGFLSVMNTFTHLHIPLSASLLRTAYSVILGFVIGVIFIYVFKVIYKYIIKWIARWS, encoded by the coding sequence ATGAGCCAATCAACGTTAGTAAAAAGTACGCTTATTTTAACGGTTGCCACATTGCTGTCCAAAATCTTAGGCAGCATTTTCCGTGTGCCGCTGCAAAATATTGCCGGTGATGAAGTACTCGGGATTTTCAGCCTTGTGTATCCTGTCTATATGGTAGCCTTGTATTTATCGGTCGCAGGGATTCCTCTGGCGATTTCAAAACTGATTGCTGAGGCGAATTCAAAAAATACGCCACAGCAAATTCATAAAATTTATATTACAGCGAGTATTTTAGCGCTGTGCTTTGGACTATTCAGCTTTACCGTCATTTTTAGCTTCTCGCATGTTTTGGCAGATGCGCTTGGCGGTCCATCGACGCGCTTTGCATTGATTATCGTCGCATTGACACTATTGGTTGCTCCGTATATGGCGGTATACCGTGGCTTTTTCCAAGGTTACGGAGATATGCGCCCTACTGCAGTATCCCAGGTTGTCGAGCAGCTGATCCGTGCTGTGCTTATTATCGTTGCCGCATATGTACTTGTAAAAATGGACCTGTCAACAGAAGTCATCGCAGGTGGTGTGATGATCGGTTCGGTTATAGGAGCACTTGCTTCACTGCTTTATTTACGCATAAAATACCGTCGTTCCCCTTACAAGGTGGTAGCAACTGAGAAATATGAACCAGGCCGTGACTTCCCTGACTGGGGCCGTACGATTTTAAAAATCTCGATTCCGATTGCGATTGGTTCGGTGACGATGGCATTGTTTAACTTTGTCGACTCGTTTACCGCAACGTATGCTTTAAAACAAATGGGTGTTACCGCACAACAGGAAATCAACTATTTGTACGGTCTTTATGGACGAGGCATGACGCTCGTGCAAATTACCACAGTGTTTGCGTCCTCAATAATTTTACCGCTCGTGCCGTTAATAACGACAAAGCTTGTACAAAATGATTTAGAAGGTACACGTAACGTCATTGAGCAAACATACCGCATGACACACTTGATTACATGGCCTGCAGCGTTAGGATTAGTTGCACTTACATTGCCACTGAATTTAGCCCTTTATACCAACTTAGAAGGGAGTATGATGCTGGCAATCATCAGTGCAAGTGCCGCTTTTACCTCTCTGACACTTGTGAGTACTGGTGTGCTCCAAGGGATGAGCGCGGCAAGAGTTGCTGCCATTATCATTATAGGTGGGGTACTGTTAAAAATCGTGCTCAACATCGTACTCATCTCACAATTTGGGCTTGAGGGTGCAGCTTGGTCGACATTAATCGTCTATGCCGTTGTGTTTATCGTGAATACTCTTGTCATTCTACGTAAAATGCGATTCTCTGCGTTAAACGGAATGACCGTAAAGATTATACTTTCTTCTATTATAATGGCATTGGCAGTTGGTCTTCCTACGCTGTGGCTCGATGTTGCAAGCTGGGGGCGATTGTTCGCACTAGGTTATGCCCTGCTCGCAATTGGTGTCGGCGGCATTATTTATGCGGCGCTGTTATGGGGTCTCGGTGCGCTTCATCCGGACGATGTCAAACGAATCCCTGTCATCGGGAAAAAACTACACATTAAAAAGAGGGAGTCGAAAAACTCTATGAAAATTAAGCAGTCCTGGCTTTGGACATTAATTGTTCTTCTTTTACTAGCGGCTTCTATCGGCGTAATCAACCGCTGGAATGTAGAACAAGGCAACAATGTCTATGAAGTCATTATTCCCTATGAGGAAATATTAATTACATCAAATGAAAGTGGTCTCTCCGTTGATGAGGTACTCGGACAATTGAAAGAGGCCGGTTTATCGACTGTCAGTATAAGTCCAGTTACATTAACTGATTTAGAAAAACAGAGCATTGTAACAATTTTTGAGGAAAATGAACTAGCAGCGCAGCTGTACTTTACACCTTACCGTAATAGTGTGGATGTGAAAAATAAAGGCTACTATATTTCTGTGCCGGAAGATGCTTATTACCAGCGTTTTATTACGGACATAATCGATGTAGAGGAAGTGACATTCGGTGATCAGCCGTTTTATTTCCTCCCGAGTTCGGATGAATTTTATGATGATCAAACACCGCTTGGCTATGATGAACAAACGCTTGCTGCCATTAATCGTCATGAGTTATCGCATGTATTCCGTGTAACAAATGCAGTAATGGATGAGGTAAATGGTGCGCTTGTCAATCAACTTGTCGACCTTAAAACCGATTCAACAGCAGGTCTGCTAGGTTTAGGAACAGAGGCATTGGGCTTTGGGCAAGTATCACAGCCCAAATTTGTACAAAAGCTGGACGATGCTGGCTACTACTTCTATTTAATAGAAGGAAGCCAGCTGAAGGGTGAACTTCCAATGGCCCGTCAGCATCAATACAATGCGGTCCGTTTAATTAGTATCGATGTGAATAAGAATTCGAAGTACGCATCTTTACAAATGTCACTGGACGCTTCAGTACGTGCAATTAAAGAACGTAACATTCGATCGATTTTCTACCATATTAAAACGACTGGCGATTCAACGGAAAACCTGGAGCTCGCGGTTGATTACTTGCAAGAAGTACATGAGCGTATGCCGGCTTCTTTTGCAGCTGGTGCTCCTATGCCATTCGACAAAATTGATGTGCCTTCCTGGTCGAAATTACTGCTGTTTTTAGCAGGTGTGGTATTCACCTATTTAATGGTTGGTTTAACTTCATGCAGACCATTGCAGTATGTAGCAGCTGTGGTAATGCTGGCATTAGCAGCAGGTTATTTTGTTCTTGACCGTCTTGTGTTTGTACAGGCGTTTGCATTAGTTATCGCTGTATTGACGCCGATTTATGCGGTTATGTCTTCAAAGAAAGGCTCGAACAGTCTTGTTAAAATTGCCGCCCTTTATTTAAAGGCAGTCGCGATTAGCTTTGTTGGGATTTTTATTGTCGTTGGCTTATTAAACGGCAATGGATTCATAACTGGATTTGAAGCTTTCCGTGGTGTAAAACTTGTATACATTATTCCGATTGCGGGTGTCGTTGTTTTAGTAATCATGTCCATGTACCGCATTACCGCTAGCGGCTACAAGCATGCGCTCTCTCGCTCAGTGAAAATAATGAATACCGAAGTGCGTTACTGGCATTTAATTTTATTCGTTGTTGTAGCGGCAATTGGCCTTTTCTACATTAGTCGTACAGGTAACGCTGGTACAGCAAGCGCCTTGGAGCTTTCGATTCGTCAGTGGCTTGAAGATACACTATATGTGCGCCCGCGTACGAAAGAATTTTTAATCGGCTTCCCTATTTTCGTTGTAGCACTTTATGCGATGTCGGTAAATCGTAAGCTTGGACATATATTACTTGTACCGGCAGTTATTGGTTTCTTATCGGTAATGAATACATTTACACATCTTCATATCCCGCTGTCTGCCTCACTTTTACGTACGGCGTATAGTGTGATACTTGGCTTTGTCATTGGCGTTATTTTTATCTATGTGTTTAAAGTAATTTATAAATATATAATAAAATGGATTGCGAGGTGGTCGTAA
- a CDS encoding S-layer homology domain-containing protein — protein MAKTNKGRKFFATTATAALVASAIVPVASAAQVNDYNSIASYAQEAVQDLVDRGVVQGDANGNFQPRKSVSRAEAATILTGALGLTTSDNVYFTDVKSGAWYYDAINAAVNNGVFAGKGAGIFEPNGNLTRGEAAIILVNAFNLEGRASLAQFSDEKSVKAWAVESLEIAVGNGVIKGDNGKIGANNAITKQDFAVMFSRAEAAAEALKANTVKVINATTVEVTFPEAVKDVAKLDIAIEGLTISNKVVKQTDAKTVVLTTSAHQAGKEYTVTVDGSAVGKFVGVAEVIPTKIDVTTTSVQGVIGEEVTLTAKVTVPQGQSVENVPVTFNIVNNERTNDKIEAEVLTKADGTATYKYTRYYSSEDTFTAYATKKSSVFSTGKVYWANKIQLAVSDITTATELANGAKKSYKVNGAPNTTYYIAIQENLDVNPDEVKDVDVQTIGGTFVKPRAIKGSNNPVVAEVRTNANGEGAFVVTGSEVSATPIVFATTNGKVYDNKTLQAVGSTVKFSIVDTLVVNVAGEGLVDSAEFTTNPNGKPQNTSSIGGRTYTVTATGKDGKVAPAGSVVYVTFAHAGEVYYATTGNFTPVVKGQIVPLTVGKDGKVQFRVAGKGSDAYVKPTVFMNTYNQSELKFETKDVHHVGETTYFKAPVVANATLKALDSLGRQVSTATTESTVKFVYQSVDQNGFDYKPKNVVISGTQVVYEQQFVGNDPETGNPQYRWVEKTINNTIVENYTLTFDVKTSFNGATVIAGGNTYNLGSSETKTIKLTSNPDGRAEISVNSPLANTITVNATGVGNILPTISASVDFVGNSVLPNFYTGAVEAVNVQAGTLKYQGNYEVVSIVGDNVTYKVGQRYLSSYTEFINALGGPGAILTREVKDGIVTYTIVQAGNVTLDTQLSNLVAQASALNSANYSAASFKAVTDAVSAANALPTTATNAQKQEAINAINAAINSLQKLVNVTVTEAVATGDFFNGTEKLGAIGAAAASTEAVITLDAGKSFPTTNFVAKIGDKEYTATLTNGTWTLAPKDVEGEEPVVTVDTFGGNITLGAYQEALGSTELILNTNGLAEELVGTEYVLKLETGDVKLVKNIFVEGEYSVLLPGNLTLQDVKGYKVEVK, from the coding sequence ATGGCTAAAACAAACAAAGGTCGTAAATTTTTCGCGACAACTGCAACTGCTGCATTAGTAGCATCTGCAATCGTACCTGTAGCTTCTGCTGCACAAGTTAATGACTATAATTCAATCGCATCATATGCTCAAGAAGCAGTACAAGATTTAGTAGATCGTGGAGTAGTTCAAGGTGACGCGAACGGTAACTTCCAACCACGTAAATCAGTTTCTCGTGCAGAAGCTGCTACAATCTTAACAGGTGCTTTAGGTTTAACAACTTCTGATAATGTATACTTCACAGACGTTAAATCTGGTGCTTGGTACTACGATGCAATCAACGCTGCTGTAAACAATGGCGTATTTGCTGGTAAAGGCGCTGGTATCTTCGAGCCAAACGGTAACTTAACTCGTGGCGAAGCTGCTATTATCCTAGTAAATGCTTTCAACTTAGAAGGCCGCGCTAGCTTAGCTCAATTCTCAGATGAAAAATCTGTAAAAGCATGGGCTGTTGAATCTTTAGAAATCGCTGTAGGTAACGGCGTAATTAAAGGCGACAACGGTAAAATCGGAGCAAACAATGCAATCACGAAGCAAGACTTCGCTGTAATGTTCTCTCGTGCAGAAGCTGCTGCTGAAGCATTAAAAGCTAACACTGTTAAAGTAATCAACGCTACTACTGTAGAAGTTACTTTCCCAGAAGCAGTTAAAGATGTAGCAAAATTAGATATCGCTATCGAAGGATTAACAATTTCAAACAAAGTTGTTAAACAAACTGATGCAAAAACAGTTGTATTAACTACATCTGCTCACCAAGCTGGTAAAGAGTACACTGTAACTGTTGACGGTTCTGCTGTTGGTAAATTCGTTGGTGTTGCAGAAGTAATCCCAACTAAAATCGATGTTACAACTACTTCAGTTCAAGGTGTAATTGGTGAAGAGGTTACATTAACTGCTAAAGTTACTGTTCCACAAGGTCAATCAGTTGAAAATGTTCCTGTAACATTCAACATTGTTAACAACGAGCGTACAAATGACAAAATCGAAGCTGAAGTATTAACTAAAGCTGATGGTACTGCTACGTACAAATATACTCGTTATTATAGCTCTGAAGATACATTCACTGCTTATGCAACTAAAAAATCTTCAGTATTCTCAACTGGTAAAGTTTACTGGGCTAACAAAATTCAATTAGCAGTAAGTGATATCACTACAGCTACAGAATTAGCAAATGGTGCGAAGAAGTCATACAAAGTAAACGGTGCTCCAAACACAACTTACTATATTGCTATTCAAGAAAACTTAGATGTAAATCCGGATGAAGTTAAAGATGTAGACGTTCAAACTATTGGTGGCACATTCGTAAAACCACGTGCAATTAAAGGTTCAAATAACCCAGTCGTGGCAGAAGTTCGTACTAACGCTAATGGTGAAGGTGCATTTGTAGTAACGGGTTCAGAAGTATCGGCTACTCCTATTGTATTTGCTACTACAAACGGTAAAGTATATGATAACAAAACTTTACAAGCAGTGGGATCAACAGTTAAATTCTCAATCGTTGATACTTTAGTAGTGAATGTTGCTGGTGAAGGTTTAGTTGACTCAGCTGAATTTACTACTAATCCAAATGGCAAACCACAAAATACATCTTCAATTGGTGGACGTACTTATACAGTCACAGCAACTGGTAAAGATGGAAAAGTGGCTCCTGCTGGTTCAGTAGTTTACGTAACATTTGCTCATGCTGGCGAAGTATACTATGCGACAACAGGTAACTTCACACCTGTAGTTAAAGGTCAGATTGTACCATTAACAGTAGGTAAAGATGGTAAAGTTCAATTCCGTGTAGCTGGTAAAGGTTCGGATGCTTATGTAAAACCAACAGTATTCATGAATACTTATAACCAATCAGAATTGAAGTTTGAAACTAAGGATGTTCACCACGTTGGTGAAACGACATACTTCAAAGCTCCTGTAGTTGCAAATGCAACGTTAAAAGCATTAGACTCTTTAGGACGTCAAGTTTCAACTGCAACAACGGAATCAACTGTTAAATTTGTATATCAATCAGTTGATCAAAATGGTTTCGATTACAAACCAAAAAATGTAGTTATCTCTGGTACTCAAGTTGTGTATGAGCAACAGTTCGTTGGTAACGATCCAGAAACTGGTAACCCACAATATCGTTGGGTAGAAAAGACAATTAATAATACGATTGTTGAAAACTACACATTAACATTTGATGTAAAAACTTCATTCAATGGGGCAACTGTAATTGCTGGAGGTAACACTTACAATTTAGGAAGCTCTGAAACAAAAACTATTAAATTAACATCTAATCCAGACGGTCGCGCTGAAATTAGTGTGAATTCTCCTTTAGCTAATACAATTACAGTTAATGCTACGGGTGTAGGTAATATCTTACCAACAATTTCTGCTTCTGTTGATTTTGTAGGCAATTCAGTGTTACCAAACTTCTACACTGGTGCAGTAGAAGCTGTAAATGTTCAAGCGGGAACATTAAAATACCAAGGTAACTATGAAGTTGTATCTATTGTCGGTGACAATGTAACATACAAAGTGGGCCAACGTTATTTATCAAGCTATACTGAATTCATCAATGCTTTAGGTGGCCCAGGTGCTATCTTAACTCGTGAAGTTAAAGACGGTATTGTAACTTACACAATCGTACAAGCAGGTAATGTAACACTTGACACTCAATTATCAAACTTAGTAGCTCAAGCTTCTGCTTTAAATTCAGCTAACTATAGTGCGGCATCATTCAAAGCAGTAACTGATGCAGTAAGTGCAGCAAACGCTTTACCAACTACAGCAACTAATGCTCAAAAACAAGAAGCAATTAATGCAATTAATGCAGCAATTAATTCTTTACAAAAATTAGTGAATGTAACGGTTACTGAAGCAGTAGCAACAGGTGATTTCTTTAACGGTACAGAAAAATTAGGTGCAATTGGTGCAGCAGCGGCAAGTACAGAAGCTGTAATCACTTTAGATGCAGGCAAATCTTTCCCAACTACTAACTTTGTAGCTAAAATTGGAGATAAAGAGTACACTGCAACATTAACAAATGGTACTTGGACTTTAGCTCCAAAAGACGTAGAGGGTGAAGAACCTGTGGTAACTGTTGATACATTTGGTGGAAATATTACATTAGGAGCTTACCAAGAAGCACTAGGTAGTACAGAATTAATTCTAAATACTAATGGCTTAGCAGAAGAATTAGTAGGCACAGAATATGTATTAAAATTAGAGACTGGTGATGTTAAACTAGTAAAAAATATCTTTGTTGAAGGTGAATATTCGGTATTATTACCAGGTAATTTAACTCTTCAAGATGTAAAAGGGTACAAAGTAGAAGTTAAGTAA
- a CDS encoding ISL3 family transposase, giving the protein MLIPWHAPEKQLSLQFMQTSKSAIILHLQLTKSYAFCTSCGTQSTHLHSHYSRFLFDLSSGTQHIKIHLKSRKWFCDESFCLKRIFTERFSWLKPYARQTDRLQVLLRRIAFSMGCRQAEKVIRPYLPSISHDTFLRLIRATPIELPTTTAIGLDDFAFRKGHRYGTLICDLISHQPIAILPERTGELVEDWIKQHPNIQHISRDGSKTYREAITKANPNIQQISDRWHLLKNAKEALERWLEQHIPAQIEWHTPNDQTQPITSIEKPIDETKWQVI; this is encoded by the coding sequence ATGTTGATTCCTTGGCATGCACCTGAAAAACAGTTGTCTTTGCAATTTATGCAAACAAGTAAATCGGCGATTATATTACATCTGCAATTGACGAAATCCTATGCATTTTGTACATCCTGCGGCACTCAAAGTACACATTTGCATAGCCACTATTCTCGATTTTTGTTTGATCTTTCATCTGGTACACAACACATCAAAATTCATTTAAAATCTCGTAAATGGTTTTGTGATGAATCTTTTTGTCTGAAAAGAATCTTTACTGAACGGTTTTCTTGGTTGAAACCCTATGCTCGACAAACCGATCGACTTCAGGTACTCCTTCGGAGAATCGCCTTTTCAATGGGTTGCCGGCAAGCTGAAAAAGTTATTCGTCCATATCTTCCCTCCATTAGCCATGACACATTCTTACGATTAATTCGTGCCACACCGATTGAATTACCTACAACCACTGCAATAGGACTCGATGATTTTGCATTCCGAAAAGGACATCGATATGGCACACTGATTTGTGATTTAATCTCTCATCAACCAATAGCGATTCTTCCAGAAAGAACTGGTGAACTTGTAGAGGATTGGATCAAACAACATCCCAACATTCAACATATTAGTCGAGATGGATCAAAAACCTATCGAGAAGCCATTACGAAAGCAAATCCTAACATCCAGCAAATAAGCGACCGCTGGCATCTCCTTAAGAATGCAAAGGAAGCATTGGAGAGATGGTTAGAGCAGCATATTCCAGCTCAAATCGAATGGCATACGCCAAATGATCAAACGCAACCAATAACGTCTATAGAGAAGCCCATTGATGAAACCAAATGGCAGGTTATTTAA
- a CDS encoding WecB/TagA/CpsF family glycosyltransferase codes for MKHVEIMGVPFLHINQTNFVKLLVDRAAQKEKTFVITANPEIVMRANEEPQLMTYIKEANYICADGIGVVKAASLLGEDLPGRVTGYDTMVELLKIGQEKRYKVYLLGAQPETLEKTVANIERDYPNVEIVGYHDGFFDWENNTIAEEAAALEPDFIFIALGVPRQEKWISENMDKFSHGVFMGIGGSFDVIAGTVKRAPVIWQKLNIEWLYRLLNQPSRWKRMLVLPQFALKVLTLKRKGQR; via the coding sequence ATGAAACATGTAGAAATTATGGGGGTACCCTTTTTACATATAAATCAAACTAATTTCGTAAAGCTGCTCGTGGATCGGGCTGCACAAAAGGAAAAAACCTTTGTTATTACGGCTAATCCTGAAATTGTCATGCGGGCAAATGAAGAACCGCAATTAATGACTTATATAAAGGAAGCGAATTATATTTGTGCCGATGGGATTGGCGTTGTAAAAGCGGCTTCATTGCTGGGCGAGGATTTGCCTGGACGTGTAACCGGTTATGATACAATGGTCGAACTCTTAAAAATCGGTCAGGAAAAGCGTTACAAAGTGTATTTACTCGGGGCGCAACCGGAAACTCTTGAAAAAACAGTCGCAAATATTGAGCGGGATTACCCGAATGTTGAAATTGTTGGTTATCACGACGGTTTCTTTGATTGGGAAAATAATACGATTGCTGAAGAAGCAGCCGCGCTTGAGCCTGATTTCATCTTTATCGCGTTAGGTGTACCGCGTCAGGAAAAATGGATTTCCGAAAACATGGACAAGTTCTCACATGGGGTGTTCATGGGCATCGGCGGGTCATTTGATGTTATTGCAGGAACGGTGAAGCGTGCGCCGGTCATTTGGCAAAAGCTGAATATTGAATGGCTCTACCGCCTACTGAACCAGCCGAGCCGTTGGAAGCGTATGCTCGTGCTGCCTCAGTTTGCCTTAAAAGTGCTTACTCTAAAGCGTAAAGGACAACGATAA